Proteins found in one Thermus islandicus DSM 21543 genomic segment:
- a CDS encoding FAD-dependent oxidoreductase: MRALLLLLLVLTPAWAQYDLVVYGATPQGVAAAVAGAQEGLKVLLLEPGRGVGGVLTQGWLATLDLAKDREGLLQGGLFRDFYRRIGQEASFDVKEAERGLWAMLREAGVEVRLEEPLDRLEREGSRLLALATPKGTYPALYFVDATDTAELAFRAGASFTLGREDTGLDQRAMAATLVFRLEGVPWGAVLLALNYEGQVRRTGAGAWGRSGWGFGDLARGYVPSDPARYALRGLNLARQDDGSLLVNALLIFGVDGTDPLALERTRAEGALEADRVVAYLREKDPLVFGTARLSGVAPALYLRESRHLKALYRLRAEEVLLGRNFPDAVALGGYPLDGQAYFPRETPYLLGTPAPYGVPFRTLVPREVRNLLVVSQAAGFDSAAAFSARVVPLQMALGEAAGVAAALLRKAPQAGLEKAPLVDFHQLAQSASGMEALRKRLLERGARLSSAEKGRPEEGRRGLREAVSLLRRGLFAGPYYLKGSLGLADPILLGDFLANLEHYYRAKGLEEDLRVVLKARELYREELQRPLARRLLNQLLLALGEAGVGGPEGVSRGEAAELLFRLLP; this comes from the coding sequence ATGCGCGCGCTCCTTCTCCTTCTTCTGGTCCTGACCCCGGCCTGGGCCCAGTACGACCTGGTGGTCTACGGGGCCACGCCGCAGGGGGTGGCGGCGGCGGTGGCGGGGGCCCAGGAGGGGCTTAAGGTCCTCCTCCTGGAGCCCGGGCGGGGCGTCGGGGGGGTGCTCACCCAGGGGTGGCTCGCCACCTTGGACCTGGCCAAGGACCGCGAGGGCCTCCTGCAGGGCGGCCTCTTCCGGGACTTCTACCGCCGCATCGGGCAGGAGGCCTCCTTTGACGTGAAGGAGGCGGAACGAGGCCTTTGGGCCATGCTCCGGGAGGCCGGGGTGGAGGTGCGCCTCGAGGAGCCCCTGGACCGCCTGGAGCGGGAGGGCTCCAGACTCCTTGCCCTGGCCACCCCCAAGGGGACCTACCCGGCCCTCTACTTCGTGGACGCCACGGACACCGCCGAGCTGGCCTTCCGCGCCGGGGCCTCCTTCACCCTGGGGCGGGAGGACACGGGGCTGGACCAGAGGGCCATGGCCGCCACCTTGGTCTTCCGCCTGGAGGGCGTCCCCTGGGGGGCGGTCCTTTTGGCCTTGAACTACGAGGGCCAGGTCCGGCGCACGGGGGCCGGGGCCTGGGGGCGGAGCGGGTGGGGGTTTGGGGACCTGGCGCGGGGGTACGTTCCTTCCGACCCCGCCCGCTACGCCCTCCGCGGCCTCAACCTGGCCCGTCAGGACGACGGGAGCCTCCTGGTGAACGCCCTATTGATCTTCGGGGTGGACGGGACGGATCCCTTGGCCCTGGAGCGCACCCGGGCCGAGGGGGCTCTGGAGGCCGATCGGGTGGTGGCCTATTTGCGGGAAAAAGACCCCCTGGTCTTCGGCACGGCCCGGCTTTCCGGCGTGGCCCCGGCCCTCTACCTCAGGGAAAGCCGCCACCTGAAGGCCCTCTACCGCCTCCGGGCCGAGGAGGTGCTCCTGGGCAGGAACTTCCCCGACGCCGTGGCCCTCGGGGGGTACCCCCTGGACGGCCAGGCCTACTTCCCCCGGGAAACCCCCTACCTCCTGGGCACCCCAGCCCCCTACGGCGTGCCCTTCCGTACCCTGGTTCCGCGGGAGGTCCGGAACCTCCTGGTGGTCTCCCAGGCGGCCGGGTTTGACAGCGCCGCCGCCTTCTCCGCCCGGGTGGTGCCCCTGCAGATGGCCTTGGGGGAGGCAGCGGGGGTAGCGGCGGCCCTCCTGCGCAAGGCCCCCCAGGCGGGGCTGGAGAAGGCCCCCTTGGTGGACTTTCACCAGCTCGCCCAGAGCGCAAGCGGGATGGAGGCCCTGCGGAAGCGGCTCCTGGAGCGGGGTGCGAGGCTTTCCTCCGCGGAGAAGGGGCGGCCGGAGGAGGGGAGGCGGGGCCTCCGGGAAGCGGTGAGCCTCCTCCGGCGGGGCCTCTTCGCCGGACCTTATTACCTGAAAGGAAGCCTCGGCCTTGCCGACCCCATCCTCCTGGGGGACTTTTTGGCCAACCTGGAGCACTACTACCGGGCCAAGGGCCTCGAGGAGGACCTCCGGGTGGTGCTGAAGGCCAGGGAGCTCTACCGGGAGGAGCTGCAGCGCCCCCTCGCGCGCCGGCTCCTCAACCAGCTCCTGCTGGCCCTAGGAGAGGCTGGGGTGGGGGGTCCGGAGGGGGTCTCCCGGGGGGAGGCAGCCGAGCTCCTCTTCCGCCTTCTGCCATAA
- a CDS encoding NAD(P)H-dependent flavin oxidoreductase: METAITRMLGLRYPIVAAPMFLVSNGPLLQAVAEAGGIGVIPSLNFRTHEAFREFLESFPRVPFGVNLILKDNPRLEEDLQAVVERKVPLVVTSLGDPTRVVERVKAYGGVVWCDVVGLRHGKKAVEAGADALVAVASGAGGHAGQVSPFVLGPWLKEALGVPVLIAGGIATGRQVLAALALGDGVYIGTRFIATRESAAPLEYKEALLRATPEDILYTPEVTGVPANFLRDYLERFRKGGGKAWKEVYSAGHGVAFIREIPSAKEVVARLVAEYQEAKGTLP; the protein is encoded by the coding sequence ATGGAGACGGCCATCACGAGGATGCTGGGCCTTCGCTACCCCATCGTGGCCGCGCCCATGTTCCTGGTGTCCAACGGCCCCCTTCTCCAGGCGGTGGCGGAGGCTGGGGGCATCGGGGTGATCCCGAGCCTCAACTTCCGCACCCACGAGGCCTTCCGGGAGTTCCTGGAGAGTTTCCCCCGGGTGCCCTTCGGCGTGAACCTCATCCTGAAGGACAATCCCCGCCTCGAGGAGGACCTCCAGGCCGTGGTGGAACGCAAGGTGCCCCTGGTGGTCACCTCCCTGGGCGACCCCACGCGGGTGGTGGAGCGGGTGAAGGCCTACGGGGGCGTGGTCTGGTGCGACGTGGTGGGCCTTCGCCACGGGAAAAAGGCGGTAGAGGCCGGTGCGGACGCCCTGGTGGCCGTGGCCTCGGGGGCTGGGGGGCACGCGGGCCAGGTAAGCCCCTTCGTCCTCGGCCCCTGGCTCAAGGAGGCGCTGGGGGTGCCCGTGCTCATCGCCGGGGGGATCGCCACCGGCAGGCAGGTGCTCGCGGCTTTGGCCCTGGGGGACGGGGTCTACATCGGCACCCGCTTCATCGCCACCCGGGAGTCGGCGGCCCCCCTGGAGTACAAGGAGGCCCTCCTCAGGGCCACCCCGGAGGACATCCTGTACACCCCCGAGGTCACCGGGGTGCCCGCCAACTTCCTCCGGGATTACCTGGAGCGTTTCCGTAAAGGTGGGGGCAAGGCCTGGAAGGAGGTCTACTCCGCCGGGCATGGGGTGGCCTTCATCCGCGAGATCCCCTCGGCCAAGGAGGTGGTGGCCCGCCTGGTGGCGGAGTACCAGGAGGCCAAGGGGACCCTGCCCTAA
- a CDS encoding MFS transporter: MEPERSLKLSIWEGALSILFLNWSTGVLLTGYALVLGASPGALAALGGLPFLAQLLAPLALFLRGSRKALAARLNLLARALFLPAVLVPFLPEALQVPSLLLFAGLSQLLAAPVGVLWLSWMADLVPEEKRGRYFGLRNALLGLVGTLGNLLGGAVADRLPPPLGYQAVLLLGVALGLLSVRLLWLQAEPPPPSSPPPLEALRAAGRDRTYLRYLLWVFAWYLAVMVGGPYAVPYFVQVGGLSMTQVGLWTVLSAVSGLLFGPLWGRMADREGHGAVLFRTALVAALMPLLWLAGSRGFPWPIWLAALADALAWSGLNTALANAALAQAPKAARGGYLALFWLALGLGGLVGSLGAGGLARLSSEPSPYHLPILASTVLRLLTALILRRLAP; the protein is encoded by the coding sequence GTGGAACCGGAGCGCTCCCTCAAGCTTTCCATCTGGGAAGGAGCCCTTTCCATCCTCTTCCTCAACTGGAGCACCGGGGTGCTCCTCACGGGCTACGCCCTCGTCCTGGGGGCCTCCCCCGGGGCCTTGGCCGCTCTTGGGGGCCTTCCCTTCCTGGCCCAGCTCCTGGCCCCCCTGGCCCTCTTCCTGCGGGGAAGCCGCAAGGCCTTGGCGGCGCGCCTCAACCTCCTTGCCCGGGCCCTCTTCCTGCCCGCGGTCCTCGTCCCCTTCCTGCCCGAGGCCCTCCAGGTACCCAGCCTCCTCCTCTTCGCCGGCCTCTCCCAGCTCCTGGCGGCCCCCGTGGGGGTGCTCTGGCTTTCCTGGATGGCGGACCTCGTGCCTGAGGAGAAGCGCGGGCGCTATTTCGGCCTCCGCAACGCCCTTTTGGGCCTGGTGGGCACCCTGGGCAACCTCCTGGGCGGGGCGGTGGCGGACCGCCTTCCCCCGCCTCTGGGCTACCAGGCGGTCCTCCTCCTGGGGGTGGCCCTGGGCCTTCTCTCCGTGCGCCTCCTCTGGCTCCAGGCGGAGCCCCCGCCCCCCTCCTCCCCCCCTCCCCTCGAGGCCCTCCGCGCCGCCGGGCGGGACCGGACCTACCTCCGCTACCTGCTCTGGGTCTTCGCCTGGTACCTGGCGGTGATGGTGGGGGGGCCCTACGCGGTCCCCTACTTCGTCCAGGTGGGGGGGCTTTCCATGACCCAGGTGGGCCTTTGGACGGTTCTCTCCGCCGTCTCGGGCCTTCTCTTCGGCCCTCTGTGGGGCCGGATGGCGGACCGGGAGGGGCACGGGGCGGTCCTCTTCCGCACCGCCCTGGTGGCGGCCCTGATGCCCCTCTTGTGGCTTGCGGGCTCCCGGGGCTTCCCCTGGCCCATCTGGCTCGCCGCCCTGGCCGATGCCCTGGCCTGGAGCGGCCTGAACACCGCTCTGGCCAACGCCGCCCTGGCCCAGGCCCCCAAGGCCGCCCGGGGAGGCTACCTGGCCCTCTTTTGGCTGGCCCTGGGGCTTGGGGGGCTCGTGGGAAGCCTGGGGGCAGGCGGGCTTGCCCGGCTCAGCTCCGAGCCAAGCCCCTACCACCTGCCCATTCTGGCCTCCACGGTCTTAAGGCTCCTCACGGCCCTGATCCTTCGCCGCCTAGCCCCCTAG
- a CDS encoding glycosyltransferase family 2 protein: MEVVALILYAYQVFVLYYFAFLNLLYAAFALFGLQMVARYARELSELSLKDLLEREAYLPVSILVPTYNEEKTIAASVRSFLALHYPQFEVIVVADGPKDRTLEVLQEAFRLVRVDWVFRRVLPTKPIRGVYRSLLYPNLLVVDKENGGKADALNAGLNFARYPLFCAVDADSLLDPQALLRASRLFLEDERVLAVGGTIRPLNGARVREGIVEELHLPPGFLEKMQIIEYARAFFMGRAGWSAMDALLIISGAFGLFRRAEVLRVGGYRTDTVGEDMELVVRLHRRAREEGRDYRILYTPDPICYTEVPSDWTTLRRQRNRWHRGLWEVLWMHRAMLFNPRYGRLGLLAMPYFFLFEGLGPVVEVLGYGVLPIFFLFGVLNVEFALLFLLLALGYGVLLSQLAIGMETLLLKRYPRLWDRVALLFLSLAEVLGYRQVLALERFLATFQVLRRRGQWGEMRRKGLGG, from the coding sequence ATGGAGGTCGTAGCCCTGATCCTCTACGCCTACCAGGTCTTCGTCCTCTACTACTTTGCCTTTTTGAACCTCCTCTACGCGGCCTTCGCCCTCTTTGGCCTCCAGATGGTGGCCCGCTACGCCAGGGAGCTTTCCGAGCTTTCCCTGAAGGACCTTCTGGAGCGGGAGGCTTACCTTCCCGTCTCCATCCTGGTCCCCACTTACAACGAGGAGAAGACCATCGCCGCCTCGGTGCGCTCCTTCCTGGCCCTCCACTACCCCCAGTTTGAGGTGATCGTGGTGGCGGATGGGCCCAAGGACCGGACCCTCGAGGTGCTGCAGGAGGCCTTCAGGCTGGTCCGCGTGGACTGGGTCTTCCGCAGGGTCCTTCCTACCAAGCCCATCCGCGGTGTCTACCGCTCCCTTCTCTACCCCAACCTGCTGGTGGTGGACAAGGAGAACGGGGGCAAGGCGGACGCCCTGAACGCCGGACTCAACTTTGCCCGCTACCCCCTCTTCTGCGCCGTGGACGCTGACAGCCTCCTAGACCCCCAGGCCCTTCTCCGGGCGAGCCGCCTCTTCCTGGAGGACGAGAGGGTCCTGGCGGTGGGGGGCACCATCCGCCCCCTGAACGGGGCCAGGGTGCGCGAAGGGATCGTGGAGGAGCTCCACCTTCCCCCTGGATTTCTTGAAAAAATGCAGATTATTGAGTACGCCCGGGCCTTCTTCATGGGCCGGGCGGGCTGGAGCGCCATGGACGCCCTGCTCATCATCTCCGGGGCCTTCGGCCTCTTCCGCCGGGCCGAGGTCCTGCGGGTAGGGGGCTACCGCACCGACACGGTGGGGGAGGACATGGAGCTCGTGGTCCGCCTGCACCGCCGGGCCCGGGAGGAGGGGCGGGACTACCGCATCCTCTACACCCCCGACCCCATCTGCTACACCGAGGTGCCCTCGGACTGGACCACCCTGAGGCGGCAGCGCAACCGCTGGCACCGGGGTCTCTGGGAGGTTCTATGGATGCACCGGGCCATGCTTTTCAACCCCCGCTATGGGCGTCTAGGCCTCTTGGCCATGCCCTACTTTTTCCTCTTTGAGGGCTTAGGCCCGGTGGTGGAGGTGCTGGGATATGGGGTGTTGCCGATCTTTTTCCTTTTCGGCGTCTTGAACGTAGAGTTCGCCCTCCTCTTTCTGCTCCTGGCGCTGGGCTACGGGGTTCTCCTCTCCCAGCTGGCCATCGGCATGGAGACCCTCCTCCTCAAGCGCTACCCCAGGCTTTGGGACCGGGTGGCCCTCCTCTTCTTGAGCCTGGCCGAGGTCCTGGGCTACCGGCAGGTCCTGGCCCTGGAGCGCTTCCTGGCCACCTTCCAGGTCCTGCGCCGACGGGGCCAGTGGGGGGAGATGCGCCGCAAGGGGCTAGGGGGCTAG
- a CDS encoding HEAT repeat domain-containing protein, translated as MWRRGERLYAFMVLLVVALEAYALGALVLAFSARLFQRAEFSRVQAALFQALGLTGLILLVLGAYILLYHAYTALKEARDKEAFARWLGIFTEALFADKPPPPPPWPEPALWALLRLREMLKGEMGEKVAVWIRRARPPWAHWLRSRFTSRPERLQALEALGLARLPETLEVILPYLGQQDPVLRLAAARAGARVAQGEGVLRLGQALLASGLSRGALLEALLLLEDRAPPVAALFLEKGDKEAVWAALEALGRLRLHALAEKVLPFLEAEDPEVQAAALRALARLGYPPSGREGVVLSLLRQGEEFLRVQAARLFPLLPPGLARRALWEALKDPSFYVRRAAAEALAALDAQALREAAGRHPDPYGRAMAAQVLREGVWRS; from the coding sequence ATGTGGCGGCGCGGTGAGCGGCTTTACGCCTTCATGGTCCTCCTGGTGGTGGCCCTGGAGGCCTACGCCCTCGGGGCCCTGGTGCTGGCCTTTTCCGCCCGGCTCTTCCAAAGGGCGGAGTTTTCCCGGGTCCAGGCGGCCCTCTTCCAGGCCCTAGGCCTCACCGGCCTGATCCTCCTGGTGCTGGGGGCGTACATCCTCCTCTACCACGCCTACACCGCCCTCAAGGAGGCCCGGGACAAGGAGGCCTTCGCCCGCTGGCTCGGGATCTTCACCGAGGCCCTCTTCGCCGACAAGCCCCCTCCGCCTCCCCCCTGGCCGGAGCCCGCCCTTTGGGCCCTGCTCCGCCTGCGGGAGATGCTTAAGGGGGAGATGGGGGAAAAGGTGGCGGTCTGGATCCGCAGGGCCCGCCCCCCTTGGGCCCACTGGCTGCGAAGCCGCTTCACCTCGAGGCCCGAGCGCCTTCAGGCCCTGGAGGCCCTGGGCCTCGCCCGCCTGCCGGAGACCCTGGAGGTCATCCTGCCCTACCTGGGCCAGCAGGACCCCGTGCTCCGCCTGGCGGCGGCCCGGGCCGGGGCCCGGGTGGCCCAGGGCGAGGGGGTCTTGCGCCTGGGCCAGGCCCTCCTCGCCTCGGGTCTTTCCCGGGGGGCGCTGCTGGAGGCCCTCCTCCTCCTGGAGGACCGGGCCCCGCCGGTGGCGGCCCTCTTTTTGGAGAAGGGGGACAAGGAGGCGGTCTGGGCGGCCCTCGAGGCCCTGGGCCGCCTCCGCCTCCACGCCCTGGCCGAGAAGGTGCTCCCCTTCCTGGAGGCGGAAGACCCCGAGGTTCAAGCGGCCGCGCTCCGGGCCCTCGCCCGCCTGGGCTACCCGCCTTCCGGCCGCGAGGGGGTGGTCCTCTCCCTCTTGCGCCAGGGGGAAGAGTTTTTGCGGGTGCAGGCGGCCCGCCTCTTCCCCCTTCTCCCTCCTGGCCTCGCCCGCAGGGCCCTGTGGGAGGCCCTCAAGGACCCCTCCTTTTACGTGCGCCGGGCGGCGGCGGAGGCTCTGGCCGCCTTGGATGCCCAGGCCTTACGGGAAGCGGCGGGGAGGCACCCCGACCCCTACGGCCGGGCCATGGCGGCCCAGGTGCTCCGGGAGGGGGTATGGAGGTCGTAG
- a CDS encoding response regulator transcription factor, which translates to MARILVVEDDPTVARVLELTLKRAGHQVFLVQDFPLGRKALAEPWDAVVLDLNLPGGFGLDLLRHLRQELGRDTPVLVLSGLKQEHHVLEALRLGAQDYLTKPFSPMELLLRLERYVAAR; encoded by the coding sequence ATGGCCCGGATCCTGGTGGTGGAGGACGACCCCACTGTGGCCCGGGTGCTGGAGCTGACCCTCAAGCGGGCAGGTCATCAGGTATTCTTGGTGCAGGACTTTCCCTTGGGCAGGAAGGCCCTTGCGGAGCCTTGGGATGCGGTGGTCCTGGACCTGAACCTGCCCGGGGGCTTCGGCCTGGACCTCCTACGCCACCTCCGCCAGGAACTCGGGCGGGACACGCCGGTCCTCGTCCTTTCGGGGCTCAAGCAGGAGCACCACGTCCTGGAGGCCTTAAGGCTCGGGGCCCAGGACTACCTCACCAAGCCCTTTAGCCCCATGGAGCTCCTCCTCCGCCTGGAGCGGTATGTGGCGGCGCGGTGA
- a CDS encoding ATP-binding protein, with protein sequence MVQHLPKDLAFLAELLRRYPVRVVFRGRVLPEGPLKGEKLLEEGELALYWESPRPPAKETQEALRLLLRAFGELLALKERELALLKAQDEGARLLRLLLHEIKNPLMSILGALELLETEDLPQEARELLDIAERSARRIRELLDKAQDYLRLGQGVRLKAERVDLKALLRQAAEEVRPLARRKRIALRLTLPKGEAWVYGDPDWLYQAVLNVLNNAVKYTPEGGRVSVRLLLGTDRYVLAFSDTGPGIPKEEQAKVFEPFYRASTRGGVEGSGLGLALVKRVLEAHGGEVRLKSRLGRGSTFLLLLPRPRPGERPPVGRLLLLLLLLLALTRLPLFPAPLGGRAFGEVPAGEVVRLEGLELAFSPDARGEARRWRSLWGGGERVRITLEGGGVEAVRKAPVPLFLSTPEGGVRPLGTHLRLSREGGARLSLYQGQVALGKERLPAGEGAVLGTQERRKLLPPPLVRPAPGEAGEVVFRLVGPQGARGFRVEVRSGGRVVLSAKTVEGSFTYRPQADRLAEVRAFALDEVGLEGFPSDPVPFRERKSFYEGKRRLPQDPKGAEAHLRRAVAAFPDDAEALGELAFALYLQGRYLEAKPLYERALALLDSPDIRVRYGRLLYHLRRYGEAEEVYRRVLAQDPGNLDARWGLAEVLLALGRAKEAELLARQVLAVRPDYPLARFTLAKALLEEGRKEEAKGLLLEELRLNPDPEVRALLARIQ encoded by the coding sequence GTGGTCCAGCACCTCCCCAAAGACCTCGCCTTCCTCGCGGAGCTCCTGAGGCGCTACCCGGTGCGGGTGGTCTTCCGGGGAAGGGTGCTCCCCGAGGGCCCCCTTAAGGGGGAAAAGCTTTTGGAGGAGGGGGAGCTTGCCCTCTACTGGGAGAGCCCGAGACCCCCGGCCAAGGAGACCCAGGAGGCCCTCCGCCTCCTCCTTCGGGCCTTCGGGGAGCTCCTGGCCCTCAAGGAGCGGGAGCTCGCCCTGCTCAAGGCCCAGGACGAGGGGGCGCGGCTTTTGCGCCTCCTCCTCCACGAGATCAAAAACCCCCTCATGAGCATCCTCGGGGCCCTGGAGCTTCTGGAAACGGAGGACCTGCCCCAGGAGGCCAGGGAGCTTTTGGACATCGCCGAAAGGAGTGCCCGGCGCATCCGGGAGCTTCTGGACAAGGCTCAGGACTACCTGAGGCTTGGCCAGGGTGTCCGGCTGAAGGCGGAGCGGGTGGACCTGAAGGCCCTCCTCCGCCAGGCGGCGGAGGAGGTGCGGCCCTTGGCCCGGAGGAAGCGCATAGCCCTCCGCCTCACCCTGCCCAAGGGGGAGGCCTGGGTCTACGGGGACCCGGACTGGCTCTACCAGGCGGTCCTGAACGTCTTAAACAACGCCGTTAAATACACCCCCGAGGGGGGAAGGGTTTCGGTGAGGCTCCTCCTCGGGACGGACCGGTACGTTCTCGCCTTCTCGGACACGGGGCCCGGGATCCCCAAGGAGGAACAGGCCAAGGTCTTTGAGCCCTTCTACCGGGCCTCCACCCGGGGAGGGGTGGAGGGGAGTGGGCTTGGGCTTGCCCTGGTGAAGCGGGTCCTCGAGGCCCACGGGGGGGAGGTGCGCCTGAAAAGCCGCCTGGGCCGGGGGAGCACCTTCCTCCTCCTCCTGCCCCGGCCGAGGCCCGGGGAGCGGCCCCCCGTGGGAAGGCTGTTGCTCCTTCTCCTTCTCCTCTTGGCCCTCACCCGGCTTCCCCTCTTTCCCGCCCCCTTGGGGGGCAGGGCCTTCGGGGAGGTGCCCGCCGGGGAGGTGGTGCGGCTAGAGGGCTTGGAGCTCGCCTTCAGCCCGGACGCCCGGGGGGAGGCGAGGCGCTGGCGGAGCCTCTGGGGTGGGGGAGAGCGGGTGCGGATCACCCTGGAAGGGGGCGGGGTGGAGGCGGTGCGGAAGGCCCCCGTGCCCCTTTTCCTCTCCACCCCCGAAGGAGGGGTGCGGCCCCTGGGCACCCACCTCCGCCTTTCACGGGAGGGGGGCGCGCGGCTTTCCCTCTACCAGGGTCAGGTAGCCTTGGGGAAGGAGCGGCTTCCCGCCGGGGAGGGGGCGGTTTTGGGCACGCAGGAGAGGCGGAAGCTCCTTCCCCCTCCTTTGGTCCGCCCGGCCCCGGGAGAGGCGGGCGAGGTGGTCTTCCGCCTGGTGGGCCCGCAGGGGGCGCGCGGCTTCCGGGTGGAGGTGCGAAGCGGGGGGCGGGTGGTCCTCTCCGCCAAGACGGTAGAGGGCTCCTTCACCTACCGCCCCCAGGCCGACCGTCTCGCCGAGGTGCGGGCCTTCGCCCTGGACGAGGTGGGCCTCGAGGGCTTCCCCTCCGACCCCGTCCCCTTCCGGGAAAGGAAGAGCTTCTACGAGGGCAAGCGCCGCCTGCCCCAGGACCCCAAGGGGGCGGAGGCCCACCTCAGGCGGGCCGTGGCCGCCTTTCCCGACGATGCCGAGGCCCTTGGGGAGCTCGCCTTTGCCCTTTACCTCCAGGGCCGCTACCTGGAGGCCAAGCCCCTCTACGAAAGGGCCCTCGCCCTCCTGGATAGCCCCGACATCCGCGTGCGCTACGGCAGGCTCCTCTATCACCTAAGGCGCTACGGGGAGGCAGAGGAGGTCTACCGCCGGGTCCTGGCCCAAGACCCCGGGAACCTGGACGCCCGCTGGGGCCTGGCCGAGGTGCTCCTCGCCCTGGGCCGGGCCAAGGAGGCGGAGCTTCTTGCCCGCCAGGTCCTGGCGGTGAGGCCCGACTACCCTCTTGCCCGCTTCACCCTGGCCAAGGCCCTCCTGGAGGAGGGAAGGAAGGAGGAGGCGAAGGGGCTCCTCCTGGAGGAACTCCGCCTAAACCCCGACCCCGAGGTGCGCGCCCTGCTTGCCCGGATACAATAG